One genomic window of Cetobacterium somerae ATCC BAA-474 includes the following:
- a CDS encoding proline--tRNA ligase — protein sequence MRLSKYYVKTLKETPKEAEVISHKLLLRSGMIKRLASGVYTYLPLGLKALKKVENIVREEMDRAGAQEIFMPVLQPAELWKESGRWDVMGAEMMRIQDRHSREFALGPTHEEVITDIIRNDISSYKSLPLNLYQIQTKFRDERRPRFGLMRGREFMMKDAYSFHASKESLDEEFENMKAAYTRVFERCGLKFRAVEADSGAIGGSGSQEFHVLAESGEDEIIYCTSCDYAANVETATSTIVELPKAETLDIKLVDTPNVSKIVDVVEYLNVPVEQTVKAMMYKDVVTDDVYMVLIRGDFEVNEVKLKNIIDTIDVVLLTDSEIEDLGLIKGFIGPVGADLTKIKVIADKSIVGISNHTAGGNKLDTHYINVNYGRDYEAEVVADVRTVVVGEKCPKCGGELASARGIESGHIFKLGDKYSKALNASFLDENGKSQIMEMGCYGIGVSRTMASAIEQNNDENGIIWPSAIAPFVVEVIPANMKSEEQVALAEEIYKNFQDSCIDVALDDRDERIGFKFKDGDLIGYPFKVVAGKKAAEGIVELKIRRTNETLEVSKDEVVSKVKELMKQY from the coding sequence ATGAGATTAAGTAAATATTATGTAAAAACTCTTAAGGAAACTCCTAAAGAGGCAGAAGTAATAAGTCATAAATTATTACTTAGATCAGGAATGATCAAAAGATTAGCAAGTGGAGTTTATACATACCTTCCTTTAGGTTTAAAAGCTTTAAAAAAAGTTGAAAACATTGTAAGAGAAGAGATGGATAGAGCAGGAGCTCAAGAGATATTCATGCCAGTGTTACAACCAGCGGAACTTTGGAAAGAAAGTGGAAGATGGGATGTAATGGGTGCTGAAATGATGAGAATTCAAGACAGACATTCAAGAGAGTTTGCATTAGGACCAACTCATGAAGAGGTAATAACAGATATTATTAGAAATGATATATCATCTTATAAGTCTTTACCATTAAACTTATATCAAATTCAAACTAAATTCAGAGATGAGAGAAGACCTAGATTTGGACTTATGAGAGGAAGAGAGTTTATGATGAAAGACGCATACTCATTCCATGCTAGTAAAGAGTCTTTAGATGAAGAATTTGAAAATATGAAAGCTGCTTATACAAGAGTATTTGAAAGATGTGGACTTAAATTTAGAGCAGTTGAAGCAGATTCAGGAGCAATTGGTGGAAGCGGATCACAAGAGTTTCATGTTCTAGCAGAGTCAGGAGAGGACGAAATCATTTACTGTACATCATGTGATTATGCAGCAAACGTTGAAACAGCAACAAGTACAATAGTTGAGTTACCAAAAGCTGAAACTTTAGATATTAAATTAGTAGATACGCCAAACGTATCAAAAATTGTTGATGTTGTGGAATATTTAAATGTACCTGTAGAGCAAACTGTAAAAGCTATGATGTATAAAGATGTCGTAACAGATGATGTTTATATGGTTCTTATAAGAGGAGACTTCGAAGTTAATGAAGTTAAGCTAAAAAATATAATTGATACGATAGATGTTGTATTACTAACTGACTCAGAAATTGAGGATTTAGGATTAATAAAAGGATTTATAGGACCAGTTGGTGCTGATTTAACAAAAATAAAAGTTATAGCTGATAAGAGTATTGTAGGAATATCTAATCACACAGCAGGTGGAAATAAATTAGATACACACTATATAAACGTTAATTATGGAAGAGACTATGAAGCAGAAGTAGTTGCTGATGTAAGAACGGTAGTAGTTGGAGAAAAGTGTCCTAAGTGTGGAGGAGAGCTTGCAAGTGCAAGAGGAATTGAAAGTGGACATATATTTAAACTAGGAGATAAATACTCTAAAGCATTAAATGCATCATTCTTAGATGAAAATGGAAAGAGTCAAATTATGGAGATGGGATGTTATGGAATAGGAGTTTCTAGAACTATGGCATCAGCAATAGAGCAAAACAATGATGAAAATGGAATTATTTGGCCATCAGCAATAGCTCCATTTGTAGTTGAAGTAATACCAGCAAATATGAAATCTGAAGAGCAAGTGGCATTAGCAGAAGAGATTTATAAAAATTTCCAAGACAGTTGCATAGATGTAGCTTTAGATGATAGAGATGAAAGAATTGGATTTAAATTTAAAGATGGAGATTTAATTGGATATCCATTTAAAGTTGTAGCTGGTAAAAAAGCAGCTGAAGGAATTGTTGAGTTAAAAATTAGAAGAACTAATGAAACTTTAGAAGTTTCTAAAGATGAAGTTGTTTCAAAAGTAAAAGAATTAATGAAGCAGTACTAA